A genomic segment from Bacillus cereus G9842 encodes:
- a CDS encoding YqzM family protein yields the protein MNDFEQNVQSKRNDAIDSGVGFIVSFGFFATLFIIATVIKFIGS from the coding sequence ATGAATGATTTTGAACAAAACGTTCAAAGTAAACGCAATGACGCTATTGATTCAGGGGTAGGATTTATCGTCTCATTTGGTTTTTTCGCAACACTTTTCATCATTGCAACTGTTATTAAATTTATCGGTTCTTAA
- a CDS encoding DNA internalization-related competence protein ComEC/Rec2, producing MQEQWGYVAISFIIGIAIAFSSSLLLIVFCLFLNIFFCLYRTSRKTFFFCIVACFSGAIYTSYVQGWNKSLGESYGVTRGVIQNTPLVNGDRLSFQFEDHNKNIVQLSYRIKSALEKEKMQQLYAGISCVFEGERKEPQTARNFHGFNYRDYLYKQHIHFTFEATYISECYKTSLSLMQWILLLRQQAISKVTEMFPEQSGAFMNALLFGDRQQMTFEVEEQYQQFGLIHLLAISGSHIVLLMGIVYFILLRSGATREVATICLIVCIPLYMVLAGASPSVIRASIAGVLMLIAFMCSIRLSSLDALSVTAICMLIYDPYLVFNIGFQFSFVGSFALLLSAPFLLGSSNGVIRNSIYISIISQLVSTPILLYHFGYFSPYSIFLNLLYVPFLSIIVLPCSIIILLCMPIVPFLAKGFADVLSIGLSMSNVLLSYCESLPFNQLIFGKTSFNLVAVYCTSIVSILIVWERRAPKKMVCIVVSIFLFISTCHYVYPYFRGSGSVTFIDVGQGDAILIRLPYDKGVYLIDTGGTLRVNKEEWQQKKHEFSVGTDVLIPYLQKEGIKTIDKLIVTHGDADHIGAAQELLSYIPVKEVVFGRKGKDAVLEKVVKKQALEKEMKITEVGEGESWSVNEAEFFVLAPKGKEKSENNASIVIWAKFGGLTWLFTGDLEEEGEQFLVSAYPDLRVDVLKVAHHGSNTSSIESFLNVIQPRVAIISVGKQNRYGHPHKEVIERLGKMGSAIWRTDKQGAISYVFKGENGTFQSKITYDKTYNR from the coding sequence TTGCAGGAACAATGGGGGTATGTTGCAATCTCGTTTATAATAGGGATTGCAATTGCCTTTTCCTCGTCACTTTTATTGATAGTTTTTTGCCTCTTTTTAAATATTTTCTTCTGTTTATATCGCACTTCGCGTAAAACCTTCTTTTTTTGCATTGTAGCGTGCTTTAGTGGCGCTATATACACTTCTTATGTTCAAGGGTGGAATAAGTCTCTAGGAGAGTCCTATGGAGTTACAAGAGGTGTTATACAAAATACACCGCTTGTTAATGGCGATCGCCTATCTTTTCAATTTGAAGATCACAATAAAAATATAGTGCAATTAAGTTATAGAATAAAATCAGCTCTGGAAAAGGAAAAAATGCAACAATTATACGCAGGGATATCATGTGTATTCGAGGGTGAGAGGAAAGAACCACAAACAGCTCGGAATTTTCATGGTTTTAATTACCGTGATTATTTATACAAGCAACATATTCATTTCACATTTGAGGCTACATATATTTCTGAATGCTATAAAACATCACTGTCGCTTATGCAATGGATTCTCCTTTTGAGGCAACAAGCAATCTCGAAAGTTACAGAAATGTTTCCAGAGCAATCAGGTGCTTTTATGAATGCGTTACTATTTGGTGATAGACAACAAATGACGTTTGAAGTGGAAGAGCAATATCAACAGTTTGGTCTTATACATTTGTTAGCAATTTCAGGTTCGCACATTGTATTGTTAATGGGGATAGTATATTTTATTTTGCTAAGAAGTGGTGCGACGAGGGAGGTAGCAACAATTTGCCTTATCGTCTGTATTCCTTTGTATATGGTTTTAGCAGGGGCGTCACCATCTGTTATAAGGGCTTCTATAGCAGGAGTTTTGATGTTGATTGCTTTTATGTGCTCGATTCGTTTATCTAGTTTAGATGCTTTAAGTGTAACAGCTATATGTATGCTTATATATGACCCTTATCTTGTTTTTAATATTGGATTTCAGTTTTCTTTTGTAGGTAGCTTCGCTTTACTTTTGTCTGCTCCGTTCTTATTAGGGAGTAGCAACGGAGTAATCCGAAATTCTATTTATATTTCTATCATTTCACAGCTCGTTAGTACTCCGATCTTGTTATATCACTTTGGTTATTTTTCTCCATATAGCATTTTCCTCAATCTTTTATACGTTCCGTTTTTATCTATCATTGTATTACCATGTAGCATTATTATTTTACTGTGTATGCCAATTGTCCCGTTTCTCGCAAAAGGATTTGCGGATGTGTTATCAATAGGCTTGAGTATGTCTAATGTTCTTCTAAGTTATTGTGAAAGTTTACCATTTAACCAGCTTATTTTCGGGAAAACGTCCTTCAATCTTGTAGCTGTATATTGCACGAGTATTGTCAGTATATTGATAGTTTGGGAAAGGAGAGCGCCGAAAAAAATGGTTTGTATAGTTGTGAGTATATTTCTTTTTATTAGCACGTGTCATTATGTATATCCATATTTTAGAGGAAGCGGAAGTGTAACATTTATTGATGTTGGACAAGGTGATGCAATATTAATTCGCCTTCCGTATGATAAAGGGGTTTATCTTATTGATACAGGTGGAACGCTTCGTGTCAATAAGGAAGAGTGGCAACAAAAAAAGCATGAATTTTCTGTTGGAACTGATGTTTTAATACCCTATTTACAAAAAGAAGGTATTAAAACAATTGATAAATTAATCGTAACGCATGGAGATGCAGATCATATAGGTGCTGCGCAAGAATTATTATCATATATACCTGTAAAAGAAGTTGTATTTGGCCGGAAGGGAAAAGATGCAGTATTAGAAAAAGTAGTAAAGAAACAGGCATTAGAAAAGGAAATGAAAATAACTGAAGTGGGGGAAGGGGAAAGTTGGAGTGTAAATGAAGCTGAGTTTTTCGTTTTAGCTCCAAAAGGAAAAGAAAAAAGTGAAAATAATGCTTCAATTGTAATATGGGCAAAATTTGGAGGATTGACGTGGCTATTTACAGGCGATTTAGAAGAAGAAGGAGAGCAGTTTTTAGTATCTGCGTATCCAGATTTGCGAGTGGATGTTTTAAAAGTTGCTCATCATGGAAGTAATACGTCATCTATAGAGTCTTTTTTGAACGTTATACAGCCCCGTGTAGCGATTATATCTGTTGGTAAGCAGAATAGATATGGACACCCGCATAAAGAAGTAATAGAACGTTTGGGGAAGATGGGGAGTGCGATATGGCGCACGGACAAGCAAGGTGCTATTTCCTATGTTTTTAAAGGGGAAAATGGAACCTTTCAAAGTAAAATCACATATGATAAGACATATAATAGGTGA
- a CDS encoding ComE operon protein 2, which translates to MERISWDQYFMTQSHLLSLRSTCTRLAVGATIVRDKRIIAGGYNGSIKGGVHCIDDGCYVIDNHCVRTIHAEMNALLQCAKFGAKTEEAEIYVTHFPCLQCCKAIIQSGITAVYYAQDYKNHPYAIELFEQANVTVKHVPLEYDIAALEEQKRYTELKELFASLEKDNLSMEELQHVFTKAKMML; encoded by the coding sequence ATGGAACGAATTTCATGGGATCAATATTTTATGACGCAAAGCCATCTACTATCGTTACGTAGTACATGTACAAGGCTTGCGGTAGGAGCGACAATCGTTCGCGATAAACGAATTATTGCTGGTGGATATAATGGTTCGATTAAAGGTGGCGTACATTGTATAGATGATGGTTGTTACGTAATCGATAATCATTGTGTTCGGACAATTCATGCCGAAATGAATGCTTTATTACAATGTGCCAAGTTTGGTGCGAAAACAGAGGAAGCAGAAATTTACGTTACGCATTTCCCTTGTTTACAATGTTGTAAGGCAATTATTCAAAGTGGTATTACAGCGGTTTATTATGCGCAGGATTATAAAAATCATCCATACGCCATAGAGTTATTTGAACAAGCGAATGTAACAGTGAAGCACGTTCCGCTAGAATATGATATTGCTGCATTAGAGGAGCAAAAACGTTATACGGAGTTAAAAGAATTATTTGCGTCTTTAGAAAAAGATAATTTATCAATGGAAGAATTACAGCATGTATTCACGAAAGCAAAAATGATGCTATAA
- a CDS encoding helix-hairpin-helix domain-containing protein: protein MMWDFPKKWLGLVAIIGTLLFLVFWKTNQSVERTPITMNVQEKEIEKKGKPKISDTKEQKRTIIIDVKGAVNKEGVYEMKEGDRVKDAVQKAGGFLSEVDIKKVNLAQIVQDQMLLYIPSKNESEQGMFTSSKEDGKIRINTAAKEQLEKITGIGSRKAESILKYREEHGPFQKIEDLLEIDGIGAKSLEKIKDQIIIP from the coding sequence ATGATGTGGGATTTTCCGAAAAAGTGGTTAGGTTTAGTAGCTATTATTGGAACTTTACTTTTTCTTGTTTTTTGGAAAACGAATCAGAGTGTAGAACGAACGCCTATTACAATGAATGTGCAAGAGAAGGAGATAGAAAAAAAGGGTAAACCGAAAATATCGGATACAAAGGAACAGAAAAGAACAATTATAATTGATGTGAAAGGAGCGGTTAATAAAGAAGGGGTATATGAAATGAAGGAAGGAGATCGCGTAAAGGATGCGGTTCAAAAGGCTGGTGGTTTTTTATCAGAAGTAGATATCAAAAAAGTGAATTTAGCACAAATTGTACAAGATCAAATGCTTCTTTATATACCGAGTAAAAATGAGTCAGAACAAGGGATGTTTACTTCTTCTAAGGAAGATGGCAAGATTCGAATAAATACAGCAGCGAAGGAGCAATTGGAAAAGATTACAGGAATTGGCTCTCGAAAGGCAGAAAGTATTTTGAAATATCGAGAAGAACATGGTCCGTTTCAGAAAATAGAAGATTTATTAGAGATTGATGGGATTGGTGCGAAGTCTCTTGAAAAGATAAAAGATCAAATTATTATTCCGTAA
- the comER gene encoding late competence protein ComER, with the protein MNIGIIGTGNMGNILIDAFLETRAVKPSCLTIINRTPAKAYHIKEKYPSVHIAKTIPEVIEQSQLIFICVKPIDIYPILKKYAEHFSDETCLVSITSPISPSQLETLVPCHVARIIPSITNRALSGASLFTFGDNCSEEWQQKLLRLFKNISTPLVIEEDITRVSSDIASCGPAFFSYLLQCFINAAVDKTNITHEEATTLVSEMVVGMGKLLEKEIFTLPTLQEKVCVKGGVTGEGIRVLEEHVGDMFHKLIERTHEKFDEDLECVDQQFNKHT; encoded by the coding sequence TTGAACATAGGAATTATAGGGACAGGAAACATGGGGAATATACTAATCGATGCATTTTTAGAAACCCGTGCTGTCAAACCTTCGTGCCTTACAATCATTAATCGGACGCCTGCCAAAGCATATCATATAAAAGAAAAATACCCTTCTGTTCATATAGCAAAAACAATCCCGGAAGTAATCGAACAATCACAACTTATTTTTATTTGCGTTAAGCCGATAGATATATACCCTATCCTAAAAAAATACGCTGAACATTTTTCTGATGAAACGTGCTTAGTTTCTATTACGAGTCCAATATCTCCATCACAATTAGAGACTCTCGTACCTTGTCACGTCGCGCGTATCATTCCAAGTATCACAAACCGCGCCCTCTCTGGCGCCTCACTATTTACATTTGGAGATAATTGCTCTGAAGAATGGCAACAAAAATTACTTCGTCTATTCAAAAACATTTCTACACCTCTTGTAATAGAAGAAGATATAACGCGCGTTTCATCTGATATAGCAAGTTGCGGTCCTGCTTTCTTTAGTTATTTACTACAATGCTTCATTAACGCTGCTGTAGATAAAACAAATATTACACACGAAGAGGCTACTACTTTAGTAAGTGAAATGGTCGTGGGGATGGGGAAATTACTTGAAAAAGAAATCTTCACATTACCTACCTTACAAGAAAAGGTTTGCGTGAAAGGCGGCGTTACTGGGGAAGGCATTCGGGTTTTAGAAGAACACGTTGGAGATATGTTCCATAAGTTAATCGAGCGAACACATGAAAAATTTGATGAAGATTTAGAATGCGTTGATCAGCAATTCAATAAACACACATAA
- a CDS encoding class I SAM-dependent methyltransferase yields MKYEQFALLYDELMNDVPYDKWVEFTEESLQQADMKEAKILDVACGTGNVTLPLVQKGYDLIGVDLSEEMLTVAQQKLGAEGYFIPFYQQDMRELDVPGEFDCVTIFCDSLNYVLQEDGVQETFRRVFHHLRQDGLFLFDVHSLYKIHHVFQNETYTVNGEEISLIWNCFPGEESNSVEHDLTFFVQDPEEDVYHRFDECHVQRAYQVEELTKWLEEAGFTVLRVTGDFERLEVTEQTERIFFMAKKNG; encoded by the coding sequence ATGAAATACGAACAATTTGCATTGTTGTACGACGAACTAATGAATGATGTCCCTTATGATAAATGGGTGGAATTCACAGAGGAAAGCCTGCAGCAAGCAGATATGAAAGAGGCAAAAATTCTTGATGTAGCATGCGGTACGGGTAATGTAACCCTTCCGCTTGTGCAAAAGGGTTACGATTTAATAGGTGTCGATCTTTCAGAAGAAATGTTAACAGTCGCTCAGCAAAAACTGGGAGCAGAGGGATACTTTATTCCTTTTTATCAACAAGACATGCGAGAGCTTGATGTTCCAGGTGAGTTTGATTGTGTAACCATCTTTTGTGATTCATTAAATTATGTATTGCAAGAAGATGGAGTGCAAGAAACATTTAGAAGAGTATTTCACCATTTACGCCAAGATGGCTTGTTTTTATTTGATGTACATTCTTTATATAAAATACATCATGTATTTCAAAATGAAACGTATACAGTGAATGGAGAAGAAATATCTCTTATTTGGAATTGCTTCCCTGGTGAAGAATCAAATAGTGTAGAGCATGATTTAACATTCTTTGTTCAAGATCCAGAAGAAGATGTGTACCATCGGTTTGACGAATGTCACGTGCAACGTGCATATCAAGTGGAAGAGTTAACGAAATGGCTTGAAGAAGCAGGTTTTACAGTGCTTCGTGTAACAGGTGATTTTGAGCGACTTGAAGTTACAGAACAAACAGAGCGTATTTTCTTCATGGCGAAGAAAAACGGATAA
- the rsfS gene encoding ribosome silencing factor, giving the protein MNDKDLLVLAAKAADDKRAEDMVVLNMQGISPIADYFIICHGNSDKQVQAIAREIKSKAHEFQIDVQRMEGFDEARWVLVDLGDVVAHVFHKDERNHYNLERLWGDVPREDITEELGQ; this is encoded by the coding sequence ATGAACGATAAAGATTTATTAGTATTAGCGGCAAAAGCAGCTGATGATAAAAGAGCAGAAGATATGGTTGTCCTAAATATGCAAGGTATTTCACCAATTGCAGATTATTTCATTATTTGTCACGGTAATTCAGATAAACAAGTGCAAGCAATTGCACGTGAAATTAAATCAAAAGCACATGAGTTCCAAATCGACGTACAACGTATGGAAGGTTTTGACGAAGCACGTTGGGTATTAGTTGATCTTGGAGATGTAGTTGCTCATGTATTCCATAAAGATGAGCGTAATCACTATAATTTAGAGCGTTTATGGGGCGATGTGCCACGTGAAGATATTACAGAAGAGCTAGGCCAATGA
- the yqeK gene encoding bis(5'-nucleosyl)-tetraphosphatase (symmetrical) YqeK, translating into MNRENALHIVKQQMHEKRYTHTIGVMETAIELAKLYGVDEKKAEMAAIFHDYAKCRAISEMEEIIKREDLPKDLLCYNKELWHAPVGAYLVEKEVGITDSEILQAITYHTSGHENMTMLDKVIYVADYIEPGRKFPGVEEARKLAYTDINQALLFALKKTIQFLMEKNQTIYPLTFQTYNAVIKEEMSK; encoded by the coding sequence ATGAATCGTGAGAATGCACTTCATATTGTTAAACAACAAATGCATGAAAAACGTTATACACACACAATTGGTGTAATGGAGACAGCGATTGAGCTGGCTAAGTTATACGGTGTGGACGAGAAAAAAGCAGAGATGGCAGCTATATTCCATGATTATGCGAAATGTAGAGCGATTTCAGAGATGGAAGAGATTATTAAACGTGAAGATTTGCCGAAAGATTTACTTTGCTATAATAAAGAGTTGTGGCATGCGCCTGTTGGGGCATACTTAGTAGAAAAAGAGGTAGGCATTACGGATTCTGAAATTTTGCAAGCTATTACATATCATACAAGTGGTCATGAGAACATGACAATGTTAGATAAAGTGATTTATGTAGCTGATTACATTGAGCCAGGGCGAAAGTTTCCAGGTGTGGAAGAGGCTCGTAAACTCGCATATACGGATATAAATCAAGCTTTATTATTTGCGTTAAAGAAAACAATTCAATTTTTAATGGAAAAAAATCAGACGATTTATCCATTAACATTCCAAACATACAATGCAGTTATCAAGGAGGAAATGAGTAAATGA
- the nadD gene encoding nicotinate-nucleotide adenylyltransferase: MRKIGIIGGTFDPPHYGHLLIANEVYHALDLEEVWFLPNQIPPHKQGRNITSIERRLHMLELATEAEEHFSICLEELSRKGPSYTYDTMLQLTKKYPDVQFHFIIGGDMVEYLPKWYNIEALLNLVTFVGVARPGYTLHTPYQITTVEIPEFAVSSSLLRERYKEKKTCKYLLPEKVQVYIERNGLYES; encoded by the coding sequence TTGAGGAAAATTGGCATCATTGGCGGTACATTTGATCCGCCTCACTATGGACATTTGCTAATTGCAAATGAAGTATATCACGCTTTGGATTTGGAAGAAGTATGGTTCTTGCCAAACCAGATTCCGCCACATAAACAAGGACGTAATATTACAAGTATAGAAAGACGTTTACATATGTTAGAGCTCGCGACTGAGGCAGAAGAACACTTTTCTATTTGTTTAGAAGAGTTAAGCAGGAAGGGCCCATCTTATACGTATGACACTATGTTGCAATTGACGAAGAAGTATCCGGATGTGCAGTTTCACTTTATTATTGGTGGGGATATGGTTGAGTATTTACCGAAGTGGTATAACATTGAAGCTTTACTTAATCTTGTAACGTTTGTTGGAGTTGCGAGACCTGGGTACACATTGCATACGCCGTATCAGATTACTACAGTGGAAATTCCGGAATTTGCAGTTTCTTCATCCTTATTACGTGAGAGATATAAGGAGAAGAAAACGTGTAAATACTTACTTCCTGAAAAAGTACAGGTATATATCGAGAGGAATGGGTTGTATGAATCGTGA
- the yhbY gene encoding ribosome assembly RNA-binding protein YhbY produces MLTGKQKRFLRAQAHHLTPIFQVGKGGVNENMIKQIADTLEARELFKVSVLQNCEFDRREVAEELAKGARAEIVQVIGSTIVLYKESRENKQIKLPR; encoded by the coding sequence ATGTTAACAGGAAAACAAAAAAGATTTTTACGTGCACAAGCACATCATTTAACACCAATTTTTCAAGTAGGAAAAGGCGGAGTAAATGAAAATATGATTAAACAAATCGCAGATACTTTAGAAGCTCGTGAGTTATTTAAAGTAAGTGTATTACAAAACTGTGAATTTGATCGCCGTGAGGTTGCGGAAGAACTTGCAAAAGGTGCACGTGCTGAAATCGTTCAAGTAATTGGAAGCACAATCGTTTTATACAAAGAATCAAGAGAAAATAAACAAATTAAGCTTCCTCGATAA
- the aroE gene encoding shikimate dehydrogenase: MKQLYGVIGNPIGHSLSPVMHNNAFEHLNMDAHYHAFLVEEEVLGEAVRGLKALGISGFNVTTPHKVAIMEYLDEIDPLARKIGAVNTVVHKNGRLIGYNTDGIGFVRALQSISHEPLQGKRILLLGAGGASRAIYFSLADVGVKEIDVANRTVDKAKELIAARTADVNSVALSLEKATEEQGNYDIIIQTTTIGMHPHVEHTPLQICSLKKGTIVSDIIYNPFETKILCEAKEQGAIIQNGIDMFVYQGALAFEMWTGSVPNIGRMKQLVIEKLGG; this comes from the coding sequence ATGAAACAATTATATGGTGTAATCGGAAATCCAATTGGACATTCATTATCACCCGTTATGCATAACAATGCATTTGAACACTTGAATATGGATGCCCATTATCATGCGTTTCTTGTTGAAGAGGAAGTGCTAGGGGAAGCAGTAAGAGGTTTAAAAGCATTAGGTATTTCAGGATTTAATGTAACAACTCCGCACAAGGTTGCTATTATGGAGTATTTGGATGAGATTGACCCATTGGCAAGGAAAATCGGTGCAGTAAATACAGTGGTTCATAAGAATGGAAGGTTAATTGGCTACAACACAGATGGGATTGGTTTTGTTCGAGCGTTGCAGTCAATTAGTCATGAACCACTTCAAGGGAAACGTATTTTGTTACTTGGTGCAGGTGGTGCTAGCCGAGCTATTTATTTTTCTCTTGCTGATGTAGGTGTAAAAGAGATTGATGTAGCCAATCGTACAGTAGATAAGGCGAAAGAACTTATTGCTGCACGTACGGCCGATGTTAATTCTGTTGCTTTGTCGTTAGAAAAAGCGACAGAAGAACAAGGGAATTATGATATTATCATTCAGACGACAACAATAGGTATGCATCCACACGTCGAACATACGCCATTACAAATTTGTTCGTTAAAAAAAGGAACGATTGTATCAGATATAATTTATAATCCATTTGAAACGAAAATTTTATGTGAGGCAAAAGAGCAAGGTGCAATCATTCAAAATGGTATTGATATGTTTGTGTATCAAGGAGCACTTGCATTTGAAATGTGGACAGGAAGTGTACCGAATATCGGGAGAATGAAACAATTAGTTATAGAAAAGCTTGGAGGCTAA
- the yqeH gene encoding ribosome biogenesis GTPase YqeH: MTETIKCIGCGVEIQTENKNEVGYAPTSSLEKEQVICQRCFRLKHYNEIQDVSLTDDDFLRILNGIGKSDALVVKIVDIFDFNGSWLPGLHRFVGNNKVLLVGNKADLIPKSVKHDKVKHWMRYSAKQLGLKPEDVFLISAAKGQGIAELADAIEYYRGGKDVYVVGCTNVGKSTFINRMIKEFSDETENVITTSHFPGTTLDLIDIPLDEESSLYDTPGIINHHQMAHYVGKQSLKLITPTKEIKPMVFQLNEEQTLFFSGLARFDYVSGGRRAFTCHFSNRLTIHRTKLEKADELYKNHAGDLLSPPTPEELANMPELVKYEFNIREPKTDVVFSGLGWVTVNEPGAKIVAHVPKGVSVSLRKSLI, translated from the coding sequence TTGACTGAAACAATTAAATGTATTGGTTGCGGTGTAGAAATTCAAACAGAAAATAAAAACGAAGTGGGGTATGCTCCTACCTCATCTTTAGAGAAAGAACAAGTTATTTGTCAACGTTGTTTTCGCTTGAAGCATTACAATGAAATTCAAGATGTATCGTTAACAGATGATGATTTCCTACGCATTTTAAATGGAATTGGAAAATCAGATGCATTAGTAGTCAAAATTGTAGATATTTTTGATTTTAATGGTAGCTGGTTACCTGGTTTACATCGTTTCGTAGGAAATAATAAAGTATTACTTGTTGGAAATAAAGCTGATTTAATTCCAAAGTCAGTAAAACATGATAAAGTAAAGCATTGGATGCGCTATAGTGCAAAGCAACTAGGATTAAAACCAGAAGATGTCTTTTTAATTAGTGCAGCGAAGGGACAAGGAATTGCTGAACTAGCAGATGCTATTGAGTATTATCGCGGCGGCAAAGATGTTTACGTTGTTGGATGTACGAATGTAGGGAAATCGACATTTATTAATCGTATGATTAAAGAATTTAGTGATGAGACTGAAAATGTAATTACAACATCTCATTTCCCAGGAACAACACTTGATTTAATTGATATTCCATTAGACGAAGAATCTTCTTTATATGATACGCCAGGTATTATTAACCACCACCAAATGGCTCATTATGTTGGAAAGCAAAGCTTAAAGCTTATTACACCAACAAAAGAAATTAAGCCGATGGTATTCCAATTAAACGAAGAACAAACGTTATTCTTTAGTGGATTGGCACGTTTTGATTATGTAAGTGGTGGTCGTCGTGCGTTTACTTGTCACTTCTCGAATCGCTTAACAATTCATCGTACAAAGCTTGAGAAAGCAGATGAATTATATAAAAATCATGCTGGGGATTTACTAAGCCCACCAACGCCAGAAGAATTAGCAAATATGCCTGAGCTAGTGAAATACGAATTTAATATTCGTGAACCTAAAACGGATGTTGTATTCTCTGGATTAGGATGGGTTACTGTGAACGAACCAGGAGCAAAAATTGTTGCACACGTACCAAAAGGAGTAAGTGTTTCACTACGTAAATCTTTAATTTAA
- a CDS encoding YqeG family HAD IIIA-type phosphatase produces the protein MKLFLPNEYVKNVYHVQPEDLKKRGIKGVITDLDNTLIEWDRPNATPQLEKWFLKMKEHGIQVTVVSNNNEQRVKDFADPLGIPFIHSARKPFVRAFKRAIQEMRLQAEEVVVIGDQLLTDVLGGNRVGLHTILVVPVAQTDGLVTRFNRKIERRIMKNMKKKGLINWEE, from the coding sequence TTGAAACTATTTTTACCAAATGAATATGTGAAAAATGTATATCATGTTCAACCAGAAGATTTAAAAAAACGTGGGATTAAAGGTGTTATTACTGATTTAGATAACACTTTAATTGAATGGGATCGTCCAAATGCAACCCCGCAACTTGAAAAATGGTTCTTGAAAATGAAAGAGCACGGCATCCAAGTAACGGTTGTTTCAAATAATAATGAGCAACGTGTAAAAGATTTTGCTGACCCATTAGGCATTCCATTTATTCATAGTGCACGTAAACCATTTGTTCGAGCGTTTAAGCGTGCGATACAAGAGATGCGTTTACAGGCAGAGGAAGTTGTGGTAATTGGAGATCAGTTACTGACTGACGTGCTTGGTGGAAACCGAGTAGGGCTTCATACAATTTTAGTTGTACCGGTAGCACAAACGGACGGATTAGTGACGCGCTTTAATCGAAAAATTGAACGCAGAATTATGAAAAATATGAAGAAAAAAGGTTTAATTAACTGGGAGGAATAA
- a CDS encoding sporulation histidine kinase inhibitor Sda, translating to MKTKHMEQLSTELLTESYYKAKELKLNPDFILLIKQEIIRRSLEDKLVKSS from the coding sequence TTGAAAACAAAACATATGGAACAGTTATCCACTGAGTTACTCACTGAGTCTTATTATAAAGCAAAAGAACTAAAATTAAATCCCGACTTCATTTTACTTATAAAACAAGAAATCATTAGACGCTCATTAGAGGACAAGCTTGTCAAATCTTCTTGA